In Fundidesulfovibrio magnetotacticus, a single window of DNA contains:
- a CDS encoding methyl-accepting chemotaxis protein, which yields MFRRIKSINTVISIILTVLLLAGIGAMVAGVSASVYSSTFDIQTGGMRESARALLSETDEYIDSCLAVVRTLAQQEQVRELLSGNQALHGTVKDQLGASLKARPNLNSVFLIDASGKTVAGQTAQGGSMDETDLSGRPYWTEVLQGRESLGRQISKGASTGVLVFTVVVPVKDANGRVIGGAGLAVNWSRFMERYILPVKIGSQGYAYILDDKGAIIAHPDQASVLRDVSDLGFVRDTLARKNGVMRYEYKGVEKVQAFAQVERTGWIVCVNATEEDLAAPAVRLRNALILGGFTGFAALLVLILLLMRRLVIRPLQNVQAFTGRIAQGDYAATLQGSFRYELGDLARDITRMTGELKDKLSFSQGVLQGIASPFFIGDKDCKLAYANKPLLDLMDRPGDAESYRGRNLAEFLFGDPNRDTITARTLRENKVFNDVDADLVLHNGKKLHVRVDSAPLYDLDRQVSGVITSLMDVTSLKDQQERIARQNERITEAAHTSQTVSGAMTQSTEGLAAQIEQSSKGARLQSARMAETAAAMQQMNATVLEVARNASQASETSGRARGQAEAGAKVVGRVIEFIAQVKLNAHQSREDMGMLGDRAQGIGQVLDVISDIADQTNLLALNAAIEAARAGEAGRGFAVVADEVRKLAEKTMTATRDVGEAIRSIQEGARKNRDNVELAVNASEQATALAGQSGEALAEIVRLVELAADQVRSIATASEEQSAASEEIHRSVEEVNRISEETAASMDEAAQSVRDLAGQARSLLEMIASMQGGEPDARKALAAGTPRSLGR from the coding sequence GTGTTTCGCAGGATCAAAAGCATCAACACCGTCATTTCCATCATCCTGACCGTTCTGTTGCTGGCGGGCATCGGCGCCATGGTCGCCGGGGTTTCGGCATCGGTATATTCCAGCACCTTCGACATCCAGACCGGCGGCATGCGCGAATCGGCCCGCGCGCTCCTCTCGGAGACCGACGAATACATCGATTCCTGCCTCGCCGTCGTGCGCACCCTGGCGCAGCAGGAGCAGGTGCGTGAACTGCTCTCCGGGAACCAAGCCCTGCACGGCACGGTGAAAGACCAGCTCGGCGCCTCCTTGAAGGCGCGGCCGAACCTCAACAGCGTTTTCCTCATCGACGCCAGCGGCAAAACCGTGGCCGGACAGACCGCCCAGGGCGGCTCCATGGACGAAACCGACCTCTCCGGCAGGCCCTACTGGACGGAAGTGCTCCAGGGCCGGGAATCACTCGGCCGCCAGATCAGCAAGGGGGCGTCCACGGGCGTGCTGGTCTTTACCGTGGTCGTCCCCGTGAAGGACGCCAACGGCCGGGTCATCGGCGGCGCGGGCCTGGCAGTGAACTGGTCGCGCTTCATGGAACGCTACATCCTGCCGGTGAAGATCGGCAGCCAGGGCTACGCCTACATCCTGGACGACAAAGGCGCGATCATCGCCCATCCGGACCAGGCCAGCGTCCTTCGCGACGTCTCCGATCTCGGCTTCGTGCGCGATACGCTGGCGCGCAAGAACGGCGTGATGCGCTACGAATACAAGGGCGTGGAAAAGGTGCAGGCCTTCGCCCAGGTTGAGCGCACCGGCTGGATCGTGTGCGTCAACGCCACCGAGGAGGACCTTGCCGCTCCGGCCGTCCGGCTGCGCAACGCCCTCATCCTGGGCGGCTTCACGGGCTTCGCCGCGCTTCTTGTCCTGATCCTCCTGCTCATGCGGCGTCTCGTGATCCGGCCCTTGCAGAACGTGCAGGCCTTCACGGGCCGCATCGCCCAGGGCGACTATGCGGCGACGCTCCAGGGCTCCTTCCGCTACGAACTGGGCGATCTCGCCCGCGACATCACCCGCATGACCGGAGAACTCAAGGACAAGCTCAGCTTCTCCCAGGGAGTGCTCCAGGGCATCGCCTCGCCCTTCTTCATCGGCGACAAGGACTGCAAGCTCGCCTACGCCAACAAGCCCCTGCTCGACCTCATGGACCGCCCCGGCGACGCCGAAAGCTACCGCGGCCGCAACCTGGCCGAATTCCTTTTCGGAGATCCGAACCGCGACACCATCACCGCGCGCACGCTGCGCGAGAACAAGGTGTTCAACGACGTGGACGCCGATCTCGTCCTCCACAACGGCAAGAAGCTCCACGTGCGCGTGGACAGCGCGCCCCTCTACGACCTGGACCGCCAGGTGAGCGGCGTCATCACCTCCCTCATGGACGTGACCAGCCTCAAGGACCAGCAGGAACGCATCGCCCGGCAGAACGAACGCATCACCGAGGCGGCCCACACCTCGCAGACCGTCTCCGGGGCCATGACGCAATCCACCGAGGGCCTTGCGGCCCAGATCGAACAGTCCAGCAAGGGCGCGCGGCTCCAGTCCGCGCGCATGGCCGAAACGGCCGCCGCCATGCAGCAGATGAACGCCACGGTGCTCGAAGTGGCCCGAAACGCCTCGCAGGCCTCCGAGACATCGGGGAGGGCGCGCGGACAGGCCGAGGCTGGGGCCAAGGTGGTGGGCCGAGTCATCGAATTCATCGCCCAGGTAAAGCTGAACGCCCACCAGTCCCGCGAGGACATGGGCATGCTGGGCGATCGGGCCCAGGGCATCGGACAGGTGCTGGACGTCATCTCGGACATCGCCGACCAGACCAACCTCCTGGCCCTTAACGCGGCCATCGAGGCCGCCCGCGCCGGAGAAGCTGGCCGGGGCTTCGCGGTGGTGGCCGACGAGGTGCGCAAACTCGCCGAAAAGACCATGACCGCCACCAGGGACGTGGGCGAGGCCATCCGCAGCATCCAGGAAGGCGCGCGCAAGAACCGCGACAACGTGGAACTGGCCGTGAACGCCAGCGAACAGGCCACCGCCCTTGCCGGACAGTCCGGCGAGGCCCTGGCCGAGATCGTGCGGCTCGTTGAACTGGCGGCCGATCAGGTTCGCTCCATCGCCACGGCCTCGGAGGAACAGTCCGCCGCGTCGGAGGAGATCCACCGCTCCGTGGAGGAGGTCAACCGCATCTCCGAGGAGACCGCCGCCTCCATGGACGAGGCGGCCCAGTCCGTGCGCGACCTGGCCGGACAGGCGAGAAGCCTGCTGGAGATGATCGCCTCCATGCAGGGCGGCGAGCCCGACGCCCGCAAGGCCCTGGCGGCAGGGACTCCCCGCTCCCTGGGTCGCTGA
- a CDS encoding phenylacetate--CoA ligase family protein, which produces MTRKDRTEGIYSRREVLDESERRQYYQIQLKDLLSYAYRYSEDVKKRFDRAQFQVGKFKQLSDLKHIPILKKKELIFLQSMGPRLGGLLTKDLGDLRRVFLSPGPIFDPEDREDDYWGWTEGFYATGFRSGDVVQCTFNYHLSPTGLMFEEPLKNLGCAVMPAGPGNTATQLEVMQKLRITGFVGTPSYLMHLAQKGEESGLNLRKDLFLEVAFVTGEKFSEKMRANLEKKFDLIMRQGYGTADVGCIGYECFQKNGLHIANRAFVEICHPDTGIPLKDGEVGEIVVTAFNKTYPLIRLATGDLSYIDRAPCSCGRTSPRLGNIVGRVDTTARIKGMFVYPHQVEQVIARFEEIKRWQIEVTNPGGIDEMTLMIEASNFKREDELLHMFREKIKLRPELKILAPGTLPAQIRPIEDKRKWD; this is translated from the coding sequence ATGACCCGCAAGGACCGCACCGAAGGCATCTATTCCCGCCGCGAGGTGCTCGACGAATCCGAACGCCGCCAGTATTACCAGATCCAGCTCAAGGATCTCCTGAGCTACGCCTACCGCTACTCCGAGGACGTGAAAAAGCGCTTCGACCGCGCCCAGTTCCAGGTGGGCAAGTTCAAGCAACTCTCGGACTTGAAGCACATCCCCATCCTCAAGAAGAAGGAACTGATCTTCCTCCAGTCCATGGGGCCGCGCCTGGGCGGGCTGCTCACCAAGGACCTGGGCGACCTGCGCCGCGTGTTCCTCTCCCCCGGGCCCATCTTCGACCCCGAGGACCGCGAGGACGACTACTGGGGCTGGACCGAAGGCTTCTACGCCACGGGGTTCCGCTCCGGCGACGTGGTGCAGTGCACCTTCAACTATCACCTCTCGCCCACGGGCCTCATGTTCGAGGAGCCCCTCAAGAACCTGGGCTGCGCCGTGATGCCCGCAGGCCCCGGCAACACCGCCACCCAGCTGGAGGTGATGCAGAAGCTGCGCATCACCGGCTTCGTGGGCACGCCCAGCTACCTGATGCACCTGGCCCAGAAGGGCGAGGAGTCGGGGCTGAACCTGCGCAAGGACCTCTTCCTGGAAGTGGCCTTCGTCACGGGCGAGAAATTCTCCGAGAAGATGCGCGCCAACCTGGAGAAGAAGTTCGACCTCATCATGCGCCAGGGTTACGGCACCGCCGACGTGGGCTGCATCGGCTACGAGTGCTTCCAGAAGAACGGCCTGCACATAGCCAACCGCGCCTTCGTGGAAATCTGCCACCCCGACACCGGCATCCCCTTGAAGGACGGCGAGGTGGGCGAGATCGTGGTGACGGCCTTCAACAAGACATACCCGCTCATCCGTCTGGCCACGGGCGACCTCTCCTACATCGACCGCGCTCCCTGCTCCTGCGGGCGCACCTCCCCGCGCCTGGGCAACATCGTGGGCCGCGTGGACACCACCGCCCGCATCAAGGGCATGTTCGTCTACCCCCACCAGGTGGAGCAGGTCATCGCCCGCTTCGAAGAGATCAAGCGCTGGCAGATCGAGGTCACCAACCCGGGCGGCATCGACGAAATGACGCTCATGATCGAGGCCTCCAACTTCAAGCGCGAGGACGAGTTGCTGCACATGTTCCGCGAGAAGATCAAGCTGCGCCCCGAGCTGAAGATCCTGGCCCCCGGCACCCTGCCGGCCCAGATCAGGCCCATCGAGGACAAGCGCAAGTGGGATTGA
- a CDS encoding phosphatidylglycerophosphatase A family protein — MSLIDRIATCFASLGPLGRLPASGTWGSAAAALTAPVFFMPAPWAVRLLVLALVFVGGGLACDIVERNTGIKDPGLCIIDEVLGQWITYLPFAALTPWQLFWGFLLFRVFDILKPAPVRASECWMPGGYGVMLDDALAGVYAAMALGLLLALGL; from the coding sequence ATGTCCCTCATCGACCGAATCGCCACCTGTTTCGCATCCCTCGGCCCCCTTGGCCGCCTGCCGGCCTCGGGCACCTGGGGCTCCGCCGCCGCCGCGCTGACCGCCCCGGTGTTCTTCATGCCCGCGCCCTGGGCCGTGCGTCTGCTGGTGCTGGCCCTGGTGTTCGTGGGCGGCGGCCTGGCCTGCGACATCGTGGAGCGCAACACCGGCATCAAGGACCCCGGCCTGTGCATCATCGACGAAGTGCTCGGCCAGTGGATCACCTACCTGCCGTTCGCCGCGCTCACGCCCTGGCAGCTTTTCTGGGGCTTCCTGCTCTTCCGCGTGTTCGACATTCTCAAGCCCGCGCCCGTGCGCGCCTCGGAGTGCTGGATGCCCGGCGGTTACGGCGTGATGCTCGACGACGCCCTGGCGGGCGTCTACGCGGCCATGGCCCTGGGCCTGCTCCTTGCCCTCGGGCTTTAG
- the mutM gene encoding bifunctional DNA-formamidopyrimidine glycosylase/DNA-(apurinic or apyrimidinic site) lyase, protein MPELPEVETIARGLAPLLAGRRVAGLDVLDRRAFPGDPEAFLKDCTGLAFTGTGRRGKLLLLELENGGCLAFHLRMTGRVFVARPDAQPHRHLRLLVPLDDGRAIHFQDMRRFGSCRAFGPGELEGWGFVRDLGPEPIGLAPEAFRQALAGRAGRIKALLLDQHVLAGVGNIYADEALFRAGIHPETPADRIAPGKLEALLAALQEVLQRAIEAGGSTIRDYRTAHGVEGSFQWSFQAYGRAGQPCPRCARAMESARVAGRTSTFCRACQPPPAT, encoded by the coding sequence ATGCCCGAACTCCCCGAGGTGGAGACCATCGCCAGGGGGCTCGCGCCCCTTCTTGCCGGGCGGCGCGTGGCGGGCCTGGACGTGCTGGATCGCCGCGCCTTCCCCGGCGACCCGGAGGCCTTCCTCAAGGACTGTACGGGGCTGGCCTTCACCGGGACAGGGCGTCGCGGCAAACTCCTGCTGCTCGAACTCGAGAACGGCGGCTGCCTGGCCTTCCACCTGCGCATGACGGGTCGCGTCTTCGTGGCCCGGCCCGATGCCCAGCCCCACCGTCACCTGCGCCTGCTCGTGCCCCTGGACGACGGCCGGGCCATCCACTTCCAGGACATGCGCCGCTTCGGCTCCTGCCGCGCCTTCGGCCCGGGCGAACTGGAGGGCTGGGGCTTCGTGCGCGACCTCGGCCCCGAGCCCATCGGCCTCGCCCCGGAAGCCTTCCGCCAGGCCCTGGCCGGACGCGCCGGACGCATCAAGGCCCTGCTCCTGGACCAGCACGTCCTGGCGGGCGTGGGCAACATCTACGCCGACGAGGCCCTCTTCCGGGCGGGCATCCACCCGGAAACCCCGGCGGACCGCATCGCGCCCGGGAAGCTCGAAGCCCTGCTGGCCGCGCTCCAGGAGGTGCTCCAGCGGGCCATCGAGGCCGGGGGCAGCACCATCCGGGACTACCGCACGGCCCATGGGGTCGAGGGGTCTTTCCAGTGGTCCTTCCAGGCGTACGGCCGGGCCGGGCAGCCCTGTCCGCGCTGCGCCCGCGCCATGGAGTCCGCCCGCGTGGCCGGGCGCACGTCCACGTTCTGCAGGGCTTGCCAACCGCCCCCGGCAACATGA
- a CDS encoding tetratricopeptide repeat protein codes for MRLKYIIYLIVVLAAMPLCVGISAVRAEPAKKEQKSDKSAKAPASKSQDKKADAKAAGKKADAKTAPPAKGQDAKSGKTADVKGKQEAKSGSSKSSKSKKESRRHKKNPAFVQSNAEAERKADEALRKTPPPAAPSAGTPAPAKEPGGGVAQELYEKGMELGRQNNYGQALSQFDQAIKLDSKNPSFFAGRGHANFMLNNLDKALDDYNKCLALNGQDALTVVMRGHTYYKLANFTRAIQDYDKAIQMGYTDAEVYKGRGSAYLKLNQPDKMCADFKAACEKGDCEMMENARKSGVCE; via the coding sequence ATGCGCTTGAAATACATCATCTATCTTATTGTTGTGTTGGCGGCCATGCCGCTTTGCGTCGGCATCTCCGCAGTTCGGGCGGAACCGGCCAAGAAGGAACAGAAGAGCGACAAGTCCGCGAAGGCCCCGGCCTCCAAGTCCCAGGACAAGAAGGCGGACGCCAAGGCGGCGGGGAAGAAGGCCGATGCAAAGACGGCTCCCCCGGCCAAAGGTCAGGACGCCAAATCCGGCAAGACCGCCGACGTCAAGGGCAAGCAGGAGGCCAAAAGCGGCTCGTCCAAGTCCTCCAAGTCCAAGAAGGAGTCGCGCCGCCACAAGAAGAATCCGGCATTCGTGCAGTCCAATGCCGAGGCCGAGCGCAAGGCCGATGAGGCTTTGCGCAAGACTCCTCCCCCCGCCGCGCCGTCGGCGGGCACGCCCGCTCCGGCCAAAGAGCCGGGCGGAGGCGTCGCCCAGGAACTCTACGAAAAAGGCATGGAACTGGGCCGCCAGAACAATTACGGACAGGCACTGAGCCAGTTCGACCAGGCCATCAAGCTCGATTCCAAGAATCCCAGCTTTTTCGCCGGGCGCGGGCACGCCAACTTCATGCTCAACAACCTCGACAAGGCCCTGGACGACTACAACAAATGTCTCGCGCTCAACGGGCAGGACGCCCTCACCGTGGTGATGCGCGGCCACACCTACTACAAGCTGGCCAACTTCACGCGGGCCATCCAGGACTACGACAAGGCCATCCAGATGGGTTACACCGACGCCGAGGTCTACAAGGGGCGCGGCTCGGCCTATCTGAAGCTCAACCAGCCCGATAAGATGTGCGCGGACTTCAAGGCCGCCTGCGAAAAGGGCGATTGTGAAATGATGGAAAACGCCCGCAAGAGCGGGGTCTGCGAATAA
- a CDS encoding ChaN family lipoprotein: MGLTPRPSLQAATPPPGRRGPARSLLAALAVACLLSAAPGCKQRPPDVDPAPEQSQAQPVQPGQFASASGEALDPAWLAAQAVCSAYVLLGESHASACDHQAQARIIELMALAGTPPVVGLEMVSLDRQIVLDRFNYGLIGVDELEAELEWDKTWGFPFAAYRPIFEVAQAMKLPLFALNAPRETARKVGRTGLKSLSIMERLGLPARLVPPPPEQLKSLQEVFEAHQPRKGASQKALWKSFVDVQSLWDTTMARRAVEARVAWRRPVAVVAGGGHVEYGWGIASRLAAFDPEGQRLLVMPWRGGETPDPAMANAFYYCPEPKRPRLGILLETREGVPRVERVEEGSRAQAAGVLPGDVLSRAGERPLKDIKDLHEAGIEAMRRGDPLRLEVLREGRAVEIVVPLPQAKTDS; encoded by the coding sequence GTGGGATTGACCCCCCGACCATCCCTCCAGGCCGCGACGCCCCCCCCGGGGCGTCGCGGCCCGGCCCGCTCCCTGCTGGCCGCCCTGGCAGTGGCCTGCCTTCTCTCGGCCGCGCCGGGCTGCAAGCAAAGGCCTCCCGACGTGGACCCCGCGCCCGAACAGAGCCAGGCCCAGCCCGTCCAGCCCGGACAGTTCGCCAGCGCCTCGGGCGAGGCCCTCGACCCCGCCTGGCTGGCCGCCCAGGCCGTGTGCTCCGCCTACGTGCTTCTTGGCGAATCCCACGCCTCGGCCTGCGATCATCAGGCGCAGGCCCGGATCATCGAGCTCATGGCCCTGGCCGGCACCCCCCCCGTGGTGGGGTTGGAGATGGTCAGCCTGGACCGCCAGATCGTCCTGGACCGCTTCAACTACGGCCTCATCGGCGTTGACGAGCTTGAGGCCGAGCTGGAGTGGGACAAGACCTGGGGCTTCCCCTTCGCGGCCTATCGCCCCATCTTCGAGGTGGCCCAGGCCATGAAGCTGCCGCTCTTCGCCCTCAACGCCCCCCGGGAGACAGCCCGCAAGGTGGGGCGCACGGGGCTCAAAAGCCTCTCCATCATGGAACGCCTCGGGCTGCCCGCGCGTCTCGTGCCGCCGCCCCCCGAACAGCTCAAGAGCCTGCAGGAGGTCTTCGAGGCCCACCAGCCCCGCAAGGGCGCCTCGCAAAAGGCCCTCTGGAAGAGCTTCGTGGACGTGCAGTCCCTCTGGGACACCACCATGGCGCGCCGCGCCGTGGAGGCCCGCGTGGCCTGGCGCAGGCCCGTGGCCGTGGTGGCCGGGGGCGGCCACGTCGAGTACGGCTGGGGCATCGCTTCACGGTTGGCCGCCTTCGATCCCGAGGGGCAGCGCCTGCTCGTGATGCCCTGGCGCGGCGGAGAGACCCCCGATCCCGCAATGGCCAACGCTTTCTACTACTGCCCCGAGCCCAAAAGGCCCCGCCTGGGCATCCTCCTGGAAACGCGCGAGGGCGTGCCGCGCGTGGAGCGCGTGGAGGAGGGCTCCCGGGCCCAGGCCGCGGGCGTCCTGCCCGGCGACGTGCTCTCAAGGGCTGGCGAACGCCCCCTCAAGGACATCAAGGACCTGCACGAGGCGGGCATCGAGGCCATGCGCCGGGGCGACCCCCTGCGCCTGGAGGTGCTGCGCGAAGGCCGCGCCGTGGAAATCGTGGTGCCCCTGCCCCAGGCCAAGACGGACTCCTGA